The Petrocella atlantisensis genome has a window encoding:
- a CDS encoding peptidylprolyl isomerase, whose protein sequence is MTLVVIGCSSNKTNPNTWLSVGNAEVGEAEVMVYLFQTYNDFLAFGGEDVWDIKDFSGGKSADEVAKQGALDNLIKVKVLNQKAKEQGIMTLSESEVNLLEQEAKNYYDSLPENFKTNHGISLETIYDVIEDNYRAKGLENQTIESYELDPGDVEEKVRENTEYVKLKSEKAIDILTSYYVQHIVVYTHEKNSDEVWVTLDEEKIIQARSKIEAAYEAANQGIPFEDVLTEYSEDPLSGAEDLGIMLSKFQLPEDFIVHLQEVDKGEMTPIIEGEYGFHIFKLLFVETPDKDTIGEYNTQFDVWEKSLYEEARANLYKEAFDTIYSKWLQGVAIELGPKWLELDFLEAIKN, encoded by the coding sequence GTGACCTTAGTCGTAATCGGTTGCAGCTCAAATAAAACTAATCCAAACACTTGGCTTAGTGTAGGTAATGCAGAAGTAGGTGAAGCAGAGGTTATGGTGTATCTGTTTCAGACTTATAATGATTTTTTAGCCTTTGGTGGCGAAGATGTTTGGGATATCAAGGATTTTAGCGGTGGAAAATCAGCCGATGAAGTGGCTAAACAAGGCGCTCTTGATAACCTTATTAAAGTGAAAGTTCTAAATCAAAAAGCTAAGGAACAGGGCATCATGACTTTATCAGAAAGTGAAGTCAATCTGCTGGAACAGGAAGCAAAAAATTATTATGATAGTCTACCTGAAAACTTTAAAACAAATCATGGGATTTCATTAGAAACAATATATGATGTCATTGAAGATAATTATAGGGCTAAAGGCTTGGAGAATCAAACCATAGAAAGCTATGAACTGGATCCTGGAGATGTTGAAGAAAAAGTTAGAGAAAATACGGAATATGTTAAGTTGAAAAGTGAAAAAGCAATCGATATTCTAACTTCTTACTATGTTCAGCATATCGTTGTCTATACCCATGAAAAGAACAGTGATGAGGTATGGGTAACCTTGGATGAAGAGAAAATAATACAAGCCCGGAGTAAGATTGAGGCTGCCTATGAAGCGGCAAATCAAGGTATACCTTTTGAAGACGTTCTAACAGAATACTCAGAAGATCCTTTAAGTGGTGCAGAGGATTTGGGCATCATGCTATCCAAATTTCAATTACCGGAAGACTTTATTGTTCACCTTCAAGAGGTCGATAAAGGCGAGATGACACCAATCATTGAAGGCGAATATGGTTTTCATATTTTTAAGTTGCTTTTTGTAGAGACACCGGATAAAGACACCATAGGAGAATATAACACTCAATTTGATGTGTGGGAAAAGTCTCTTTACGAAGAAGCACGAGCGAATTTATACAAAGAAGCTTTTGACACTATATACAGTAAATGGCTTCAAGGTGTAGCGATAGAACTAGGACCAAAATGGTTAGAACTTGACTTTTTAGAAGCCATAAAGAATTAA